Proteins from one Deinococcus sp. AB2017081 genomic window:
- a CDS encoding glycosyltransferase yields the protein MNITLIALGSRGDVQPYVALGLGLRRAGHAVRLASHDTFRDLVTGAGLEFAPMRGNVQEVVNSPEMRAALASGNMLAINRVSARATQQGALLWAEDGLVAARDADLLVAGLGGLNVAQALSEKRRVPLVEAHVVPFHPTRAFPGAIFPPATARLGGWANRLSHVLTRQVMWQMFRAADTRARREVLGLPAAPLFGPRPLRSLPTLHGISPAVLPRPADWDASQHLTGSWLLPQEAWTPPPALEAFLNAGPPPVSIGFGSMTTPDPQATTRAVVAALARSGQRAVLLSGWGGLSAAEVPETVFVTDSVPHDWLFPRVAAVVHHGGAGTTAAGLAAGVPNIVVPFFGDQPFWGERVRQLGVGPAPVPRRALNDRTLADALTRAVTDTGMRDRAAALGARIRAEDGVARAAEVISGLSL from the coding sequence ATGAACATCACGCTGATCGCGCTGGGCTCGCGGGGCGACGTGCAGCCCTACGTGGCGCTGGGGCTGGGGCTGCGCCGGGCCGGGCACGCGGTGCGGCTCGCCTCGCATGACACGTTCCGCGACCTCGTGACGGGCGCGGGGCTGGAGTTCGCCCCGATGCGCGGGAACGTGCAGGAGGTCGTGAACAGTCCCGAGATGCGCGCCGCGCTCGCCAGCGGGAACATGCTGGCGATCAACCGGGTGTCCGCGCGCGCCACGCAGCAGGGGGCGCTGCTGTGGGCCGAGGACGGCCTCGTGGCCGCGCGGGACGCTGACCTGCTCGTGGCGGGCCTCGGGGGGCTGAACGTCGCGCAGGCCCTCTCGGAGAAGCGGCGCGTGCCGCTCGTGGAGGCGCACGTGGTGCCGTTCCATCCCACGCGGGCGTTCCCCGGGGCGATCTTCCCGCCGGCCACCGCGCGGCTGGGCGGCTGGGCGAACCGCCTGTCGCACGTCCTGACGCGGCAGGTGATGTGGCAGATGTTCCGCGCCGCCGACACGCGCGCGCGGCGCGAGGTGCTGGGCCTTCCCGCCGCACCGCTGTTCGGCCCGCGCCCCCTGCGATCTCTGCCGACCCTGCACGGCATCAGCCCGGCGGTGCTGCCCCGCCCCGCCGACTGGGACGCCTCGCAGCACCTGACCGGCTCCTGGCTCCTGCCGCAGGAGGCCTGGACGCCACCGCCCGCGCTGGAAGCGTTCCTGAACGCCGGCCCGCCCCCGGTGTCCATCGGCTTCGGCAGCATGACCACCCCGGATCCGCAGGCGACCACCCGCGCGGTCGTGGCGGCCCTGGCGCGCAGCGGGCAGCGGGCAGTGCTCCTCAGCGGCTGGGGTGGCCTGAGCGCTGCCGAAGTACCGGAGACAGTGTTCGTGACGGACAGCGTCCCGCACGACTGGCTGTTCCCGCGCGTGGCGGCCGTGGTGCACCACGGCGGAGCGGGCACGACGGCCGCGGGGCTCGCGGCGGGCGTGCCGAACATCGTCGTGCCGTTCTTCGGAGACCAGCCGTTCTGGGGCGAACGGGTGCGACAGCTGGGCGTGGGGCCAGCCCCGGTGCCCCGCCGCGCCCTGAACGACCGGACGCTGGCCGACGCCCTGACCCGCGCGGTCACGGACACCGGGATGCGTGACCGGGCTGCGGCCCTGGGCGCCCGTATCCGGGCCGAGGACGGGGTGGCGCGCGCAGCGGAGGTGATCTCGGGACTGTCGCTGTAA
- a CDS encoding IclR family transcriptional regulator, protein MASSSLLVGAVDVLSAFDADHTEWRLSDLSRQLGVPTSTLHEQLLALCETGLVTRVGRGRYRLGWRLLKLSCALYGSLPWYGPAHAAMERVARTTHRLAFLCVLDGQRVLCVARSVQGRDGPPVAGELDFDLPAHATASGKLLLALTGRPLPDAPLAYTPRTVTDPTTWATEAQAIRHAAAAVTEDEWAHGTGGVAVPILDSSGTVLAALGVSVPTAQLRARAALMRTLRDAADEVSWTLGYRPSPGVTPPSRP, encoded by the coding sequence GTGGCCTCCTCTTCCCTGCTCGTGGGCGCGGTGGACGTCCTGAGCGCCTTCGACGCGGATCACACCGAGTGGCGCCTGTCGGATCTGTCGCGGCAGCTGGGCGTGCCGACGAGCACCCTGCACGAGCAGCTGCTGGCGCTGTGCGAGACGGGTCTGGTGACGCGGGTGGGGCGGGGCCGGTACCGGCTGGGGTGGCGGCTGCTGAAACTGTCGTGTGCGCTGTACGGCAGCCTGCCGTGGTACGGCCCGGCGCACGCGGCGATGGAGCGGGTGGCGCGAACCACCCACCGGCTGGCGTTCCTGTGTGTGCTGGACGGCCAGCGCGTGCTCTGCGTGGCCCGATCGGTGCAGGGGCGTGATGGGCCGCCCGTCGCCGGTGAGCTGGACTTCGACCTGCCGGCGCATGCGACCGCCAGCGGGAAGCTGCTGCTGGCGCTGACAGGACGGCCACTGCCCGACGCCCCACTGGCCTACACGCCCCGCACCGTGACCGATCCCACCACCTGGGCCACCGAGGCCCAGGCCATCCGGCACGCCGCTGCCGCCGTCACCGAGGACGAGTGGGCCCACGGTACCGGAGGGGTGGCCGTCCCGATCCTGGACAGCTCCGGCACCGTCCTGGCCGCGCTGGGCGTGAGCGTGCCGACGGCGCAGCTCCGTGCCCGTGCGGCCCTGATGCGCACCCTGAGAGACGCCGCAGACGAGGTGAGCTGGACACTGGGTTACCGGCCCTCGCCGGGAGTGACGCCGCCTAGCCGTCCATGA
- the sdaAB gene encoding L-serine ammonia-lyase, iron-sulfur-dependent subunit beta has translation MSLLDMIGPVMIGPSSSHTAGACRLGLVAHHLLGEAPRHATLELHASFAKTGRGHGTHLALVAGLLGLRPDNERLPRAVEVAQAAGLSVEFRDADLGDVHPNTVRIDVQGETQRLVMQGSSTGGGVIQVTNVQGLGVNFSGASPTALLRYTDAVGMIARIASTIAADGVNIAALTCTRDTRGGHALLAIELDQALSAEALAFLNRWPDVTWVRMLPKLMDG, from the coding sequence ATGTCCCTGCTCGACATGATCGGCCCGGTGATGATCGGCCCCAGTTCCAGCCACACGGCGGGCGCGTGCCGCCTGGGGCTGGTCGCCCATCACCTGCTGGGCGAGGCGCCACGCCACGCCACCCTGGAACTGCACGCCAGCTTCGCCAAGACCGGCCGGGGCCATGGCACCCACCTGGCCCTGGTCGCCGGCCTGCTGGGCCTGCGCCCCGACAACGAGCGCCTTCCCCGCGCCGTCGAGGTCGCGCAGGCGGCCGGCCTGAGTGTCGAATTCCGGGATGCCGACCTGGGCGACGTCCATCCCAACACCGTGCGGATCGACGTGCAGGGCGAGACCCAGCGCCTGGTCATGCAGGGCAGCAGCACCGGCGGTGGCGTGATCCAGGTCACCAACGTGCAGGGGCTGGGCGTGAACTTCAGCGGAGCCAGTCCCACCGCCCTGCTGCGGTACACCGACGCGGTGGGCATGATCGCCCGGATTGCCAGCACCATCGCGGCCGACGGCGTGAACATCGCTGCGCTGACGTGTACCCGTGACACGCGCGGCGGACACGCCCTGCTCGCCATCGAGCTGGATCAGGCCCTGAGTGCCGAGGCCCTGGCGTTCCTGAACCGCTGGCCCGACGTGACCTGGGTACGGATGCTGCCCAAACTCATGGACGGCTAG
- a CDS encoding lycopene cyclase family protein translates to MPGAEHSDVLIVGGGPSGTALAAELSRRGVDVRVLAPHPPGPYPATYGAWLDDLPVWAQGCAAQVWTDVRVYTGPEPTPLLRPYALLDNAALQRALHARAGTGLRWTVGRATHAEPCAAGTLVHGTREERWTARLVVDASGHGGRLVRTAYPDGPAFQTAWGLTARFDRPPVPPGSMVWMDYRPPSGPTSVPTFLYAMHLGGDRFFVEETSLIARPGVNRAALEARLHARLSAAGTPPREVLSTEWVAFPMNGALPTPTSVLPFGAAAGLVHPISGFQVSAALRVAPALAGVLHAALRSGADPVRVGWDLLWPPERRAARESHLLGVRALLGLPGPALPEFFGTFFDLPPAQWRAFLDPDTPAGTLSRIMLRLFAVAPARVRASLARAGVASAGVSAHALWAAMKTPPASSHPPGGHNTHRGGMTQDDRNTEGVREHEDIAQHTEVTDGMQGATGSADANGLDPEVNAAAKLAELKEHLAPVIGKS, encoded by the coding sequence ATGCCCGGTGCCGAACACAGCGACGTCCTGATCGTGGGTGGCGGCCCGTCCGGAACGGCTCTGGCCGCTGAACTCTCGCGGCGTGGCGTGGATGTCCGGGTGCTGGCCCCCCACCCTCCCGGCCCCTACCCGGCGACCTACGGCGCATGGCTGGACGACCTCCCGGTGTGGGCCCAGGGGTGTGCGGCCCAGGTCTGGACGGACGTGCGGGTCTACACCGGCCCCGAGCCCACGCCGCTCCTGAGACCCTACGCACTCCTCGACAACGCCGCCCTTCAGCGGGCGCTGCACGCCCGCGCCGGAACGGGGCTGCGCTGGACCGTGGGCCGGGCCACCCACGCCGAACCGTGCGCAGCCGGGACGCTTGTTCACGGCACACGCGAGGAGCGCTGGACAGCGCGGCTGGTCGTGGATGCCAGCGGGCACGGCGGCCGTCTGGTGCGCACCGCCTATCCGGACGGCCCGGCCTTCCAGACCGCGTGGGGTCTCACGGCGCGGTTCGACCGGCCGCCGGTGCCGCCGGGCTCCATGGTCTGGATGGATTACCGTCCGCCCAGTGGGCCCACGTCGGTTCCCACCTTCCTGTATGCCATGCACCTGGGGGGCGACCGATTCTTCGTCGAGGAGACCAGTCTGATCGCCCGGCCCGGCGTGAACCGCGCGGCCCTGGAGGCCCGACTGCACGCCCGCCTGAGCGCCGCCGGCACGCCCCCGCGTGAGGTGCTGAGCACCGAGTGGGTGGCGTTTCCCATGAACGGAGCGCTGCCCACGCCCACATCGGTGCTTCCCTTCGGGGCGGCGGCCGGGCTGGTGCATCCGATCAGCGGATTCCAGGTCTCGGCTGCCCTGCGGGTGGCTCCGGCACTGGCGGGTGTCCTGCACGCGGCCCTGCGCAGCGGTGCCGATCCCGTCCGGGTCGGCTGGGATCTGCTGTGGCCGCCGGAGCGCCGCGCCGCGCGGGAAAGTCATCTGCTGGGCGTCCGCGCCCTGCTGGGCCTGCCGGGGCCGGCCCTCCCGGAGTTTTTCGGCACCTTCTTCGACCTGCCGCCCGCGCAGTGGCGGGCCTTTCTCGACCCGGACACCCCGGCCGGGACGTTGTCGCGGATCATGCTGCGGCTGTTCGCCGTGGCCCCGGCCCGCGTACGCGCCTCACTGGCACGGGCCGGTGTGGCCTCTGCCGGGGTCAGTGCCCACGCCCTGTGGGCCGCCATGAAGACGCCCCCAGCGTCCTCCCATCCCCCGGGCGGCCACAACACGCACCGTGGAGGCATGACCCAGGACGACCGCAACACCGAGGGCGTGCGTGAGCACGAGGACATCGCCCAGCACACCGAGGTCACCGACGGCATGCAGGGCGCGACCGGCAGCGCCGACGCCAACGGCCTCGACCCCGAGGTCAACGCGGCCGCCAAACTGGCCGAACTCAAAGAGCATCTGGCTCCGGTCATCGGGAAGTCGTAG
- a CDS encoding alpha/beta hydrolase: MRALSVSRYRLALVAGALLLGVAITGCSQQGAQNTLNRVVSTGGLTVTTDVVYGTDPRNRMDVYAPAGASAAPVVLFVHGGSWEGGDKEGHKFVGESLARAGYVTAVMNYRLAPANRYPAYVQDTAAALRVLRDTAKTFGGNPDNLFVMGHSAGAFNAVEAVDNERWLREAGVPIRAVRGVIGVAGPYSYDFRGMSSARAFPDGALPDDVMPARHVRRDAPPHLLLVAGSDRTVYPQNGEQMKAALDAAGVPVTFTVLPGMGHITIIAAMTRFLTFLGPTRQDVLAFIEARRLP; this comes from the coding sequence ATGCGTGCCCTGTCCGTTTCCCGTTACCGCCTGGCCCTCGTCGCCGGCGCCCTGCTGCTCGGCGTGGCCATCACCGGATGCTCCCAGCAGGGGGCCCAGAACACCCTGAACCGCGTCGTCTCGACCGGTGGCCTGACCGTCACCACTGATGTCGTGTACGGCACCGATCCCCGCAACCGCATGGACGTGTACGCGCCGGCCGGGGCCAGCGCGGCGCCCGTGGTGCTGTTTGTCCACGGCGGCTCGTGGGAGGGGGGGGACAAGGAAGGACACAAGTTCGTGGGCGAGTCGCTGGCCCGCGCCGGGTATGTCACGGCCGTCATGAACTACCGGCTGGCTCCGGCGAACCGCTACCCGGCCTACGTGCAGGACACCGCGGCGGCGCTCCGGGTGCTGCGTGACACGGCGAAGACCTTCGGGGGCAATCCGGACAACCTGTTCGTCATGGGCCACTCGGCCGGGGCCTTCAACGCGGTCGAGGCCGTCGACAACGAGCGCTGGCTGCGCGAGGCGGGTGTGCCCATCCGCGCCGTGCGCGGCGTAATCGGCGTGGCCGGGCCATACTCCTACGACTTCCGGGGAATGTCGAGTGCGCGGGCCTTCCCCGACGGCGCCCTGCCCGACGACGTCATGCCGGCCCGCCACGTGCGCCGGGACGCGCCCCCACATCTGCTGCTGGTCGCCGGCAGTGACCGGACGGTCTACCCGCAGAACGGCGAGCAGATGAAGGCAGCCCTGGACGCCGCCGGGGTGCCCGTGACCTTCACCGTGCTGCCGGGGATGGGCCACATCACCATCATCGCGGCCATGACGCGCTTCCTGACCTTCCTGGGGCCGACGCGCCAGGACGTGCTCGCGTTCATCGAGGCGCGCCGCCTGCCCTGA
- a CDS encoding inorganic diphosphatase codes for MSAAWVGVVEWTAGTTDRFVWQGNRVVPYRTEPRPAPVNYGCLPGTLNPADGAEVDAVWLGPPLPVGSRPAGSPLGLLHLNDGDHKVVFGPVTATMDDLLAWFEPERGPQVHDAGAALAWLETTVVERGAADSPRSAQS; via the coding sequence GTGAGTGCCGCGTGGGTGGGCGTGGTGGAATGGACGGCTGGCACCACCGACCGCTTCGTGTGGCAAGGGAACCGGGTGGTGCCGTACCGCACCGAACCGCGGCCCGCTCCGGTGAACTACGGCTGCCTGCCCGGTACTCTGAATCCGGCCGACGGCGCGGAGGTGGACGCCGTGTGGCTGGGGCCGCCGCTGCCGGTGGGCAGCCGGCCTGCCGGATCGCCACTGGGCCTGCTGCACCTGAACGACGGGGATCACAAGGTCGTGTTCGGGCCCGTCACGGCAACGATGGATGACCTCCTGGCCTGGTTTGAGCCGGAGCGCGGGCCCCAGGTACACGACGCCGGGGCTGCGCTGGCGTGGCTGGAGACGACGGTCGTTGAGCGGGGGGCAGCGGACAGTCCCCGATCCGCCCAAAGTTGA
- a CDS encoding response regulator: MTLRAATVRVLLVEDDQRVARINRDLLERDPDVHVVGSAATCAQGDALAQALNPDLILLDVHLPDGSGLGLLRHWRSVGRTTDVALITAADDEVSVRLALAHGAFDYLIKPFTGARLAELLARHRGRRLPTTPGQQEARLDQGRLDRLLGVHGRSAEPLPRGVDPHTLERVAHALAGAGGGVSAEDIGDRLGLSRVTAWRYLEHLVRTGRASLEHQYGHSGRPAKLYTPTPERPDPPE, translated from the coding sequence GTGACGCTGCGGGCCGCCACGGTGCGCGTCCTGCTGGTCGAGGACGACCAGCGGGTCGCCCGGATCAACCGTGACCTGCTGGAACGCGATCCCGACGTGCATGTGGTGGGCAGCGCCGCCACATGTGCCCAGGGTGACGCGCTGGCCCAGGCGCTGAATCCAGACCTGATCCTGCTGGACGTGCATCTGCCCGACGGCAGTGGGCTGGGTCTGCTGCGCCACTGGCGATCGGTCGGGCGCACCACCGACGTGGCCCTGATCACCGCCGCCGACGACGAGGTGAGTGTGAGGCTGGCCTTGGCGCACGGGGCCTTCGACTACCTGATCAAGCCCTTCACCGGCGCGCGGCTGGCGGAGCTGCTGGCACGGCACCGCGGACGCCGACTGCCCACCACGCCCGGCCAGCAGGAGGCCCGCCTGGATCAGGGCCGCCTCGACCGGCTGCTGGGGGTGCATGGGCGCAGCGCCGAACCCCTGCCGCGTGGGGTGGATCCGCACACCCTGGAACGGGTCGCCCACGCCCTGGCCGGGGCCGGCGGAGGCGTCAGCGCCGAGGACATCGGAGATCGACTGGGCCTGAGCCGCGTGACCGCGTGGCGCTATCTGGAGCACCTCGTCCGCACCGGCCGCGCCAGCCTGGAGCACCAGTACGGGCATTCCGGCCGCCCGGCCAAGCTCTACACGCCCACGCCGGAGCGTCCCGATCCGCCCGAATGA
- a CDS encoding sensor histidine kinase, with protein sequence MVTLRPFRSGLQGRLVRWHLLVLCGMTVLLLGVQTAHLYREAKGRLGERAMTTSRIVASLPEVVRAAGRGSQDAALNTQVNAMRIQAGADFIVVGDRRGIRLAHPLDDRLGKPMEGGDNVAPLSGREAISVARGSLGLSVRGKVPIWAGGQAGTQVVGVVSTGYLMPQAWHLVGAALVSLLPWVLLALALGTLGAVWAARRLRAEILNLEPEQIAALARQQRAVLAALREGVIAVDGAGQITLASGRAADALLTPSTPVSLARVWPELAELHPGAQRQQNLELRLRGQPFLVNIEPLDGGGFVAGFRNRAEVVALADELTHARGFVDVLRAQTHEYQNRLHVLSGLLQLGRHEEALRVLNAEIRADAEFRQLLRDVQVPRLVALLAGKRERAQELGIDFQVAEGSLLSPVWERHADTLVTAVGNLTENAFEVLAGQPGSVTVLIGEDPDGVQIEVEDSGPGVVADVLERLYTRGASSKGEGRGYGLAGVHARVQALGGQLRYVRRRGRTVFQVSLPPPVGVPVSGAAVGA encoded by the coding sequence ATGGTCACCTTACGCCCGTTCCGTTCCGGCCTGCAGGGCCGTCTGGTGCGCTGGCATCTCCTGGTGCTGTGCGGCATGACGGTGCTGCTGCTCGGCGTACAGACGGCGCACCTGTACCGCGAGGCCAAGGGCCGGCTGGGCGAGCGGGCCATGACCACCAGCCGCATCGTCGCGTCCCTGCCCGAGGTCGTCCGCGCTGCCGGGCGCGGCAGCCAGGACGCGGCCCTGAACACACAGGTCAACGCCATGCGGATCCAGGCTGGCGCCGATTTCATCGTGGTCGGTGATCGGCGCGGGATCCGGCTGGCGCACCCGCTGGACGACCGGCTGGGCAAGCCCATGGAGGGGGGCGACAACGTGGCCCCGCTCTCCGGGCGCGAGGCGATCTCGGTGGCACGGGGCAGCCTGGGGCTCAGCGTGCGGGGCAAGGTGCCGATCTGGGCGGGCGGGCAGGCGGGCACGCAGGTCGTCGGGGTGGTCAGCACCGGGTATCTCATGCCGCAGGCGTGGCACCTGGTCGGTGCGGCGCTGGTCAGTCTGCTGCCGTGGGTGCTGCTGGCGCTGGCCCTGGGCACCCTGGGTGCCGTGTGGGCCGCCCGGCGGCTGCGGGCCGAGATCCTGAATCTGGAACCCGAACAGATCGCCGCGCTGGCCCGCCAGCAGCGGGCGGTGCTGGCCGCGCTGCGCGAGGGGGTGATCGCCGTGGACGGGGCCGGACAGATCACGCTGGCCAGCGGCCGGGCGGCGGACGCGCTGCTCACGCCCTCCACGCCGGTGTCGCTCGCCCGCGTGTGGCCGGAACTCGCAGAGCTGCACCCGGGCGCGCAGCGGCAGCAGAACCTGGAACTCCGGCTGCGCGGCCAGCCCTTCCTGGTGAACATCGAACCGCTCGACGGCGGCGGCTTCGTGGCGGGCTTCCGCAACCGCGCCGAGGTGGTTGCTCTGGCCGACGAACTCACGCATGCGCGGGGATTCGTGGACGTGCTGCGGGCCCAGACGCACGAGTACCAGAACCGCCTGCATGTCCTGTCGGGGCTGCTCCAGCTCGGCCGGCACGAGGAGGCGCTGCGGGTGCTCAATGCCGAGATCCGCGCCGACGCTGAATTCCGGCAACTGCTGCGAGACGTGCAGGTGCCCCGGCTGGTGGCCCTGCTGGCGGGCAAACGCGAGCGGGCGCAGGAACTCGGGATCGACTTCCAGGTCGCCGAGGGCAGTCTGCTGTCGCCGGTGTGGGAGCGGCACGCCGACACGCTGGTCACGGCGGTCGGGAACCTGACCGAGAACGCCTTCGAGGTGCTGGCCGGACAGCCGGGTTCGGTCACGGTGCTGATCGGTGAGGATCCGGACGGTGTCCAGATCGAGGTCGAGGACTCCGGCCCCGGTGTCGTGGCAGACGTGCTGGAGCGGCTGTACACGCGGGGCGCCAGCAGCAAGGGGGAGGGCCGCGGCTACGGGCTGGCTGGCGTACACGCCCGCGTGCAGGCACTGGGCGGGCAGCTCCGGTACGTGCGGCGCCGTGGGCGCACGGTGTTTCAGGTGAGCCTGCCGCCGCCGGTGGGCGTGCCCGTGTCCGGTGCGGCGGTGGGCGCGTGA